A portion of the Paenibacillus marchantiae genome contains these proteins:
- a CDS encoding glycosyltransferase family 2 protein, with amino-acid sequence MLQKRGNTAFYAAKSNLAQRKAQLKKRRLKSAYKKGTKAYKYVIPPVEQTELPAFGAEHAMRETLAQDSTYSHKPLLSVIIPAMNEERTIGAVVRQSLRICRDAEVLVIVNGSTDGTAVAAKRAGAQVLRYAEALGHDGGRRIGAAAARGRVLLFTDADIPIPAEHLAPYVRAVLDGTDVALNDYNGPVARIPVHPVVEAKHALNSMLARPDLQGASMTAIPHALSRRALEVIGTDTLEIPPLAHAKAVTNGLKVRAVHHVPVGKMNAVRVKKRSGPDPLSQLVWNDHLTAIRWITDTLGPRGGHSDLQRVRSLTR; translated from the coding sequence GTGTTGCAAAAACGTGGCAATACAGCTTTTTATGCAGCCAAATCGAATCTGGCACAAAGAAAAGCGCAATTAAAGAAGCGTCGTTTGAAATCTGCTTACAAAAAGGGTACAAAGGCCTACAAGTACGTAATTCCACCCGTGGAGCAAACGGAATTGCCAGCATTCGGAGCTGAGCATGCGATGAGAGAGACACTTGCACAGGATTCGACGTACTCGCATAAACCACTGCTTTCGGTCATTATACCTGCCATGAATGAAGAGCGAACCATTGGTGCAGTCGTGCGTCAGTCGCTGCGGATATGCCGTGATGCTGAAGTGCTTGTTATTGTGAATGGTTCAACGGATGGGACGGCAGTAGCGGCAAAAAGGGCAGGGGCACAGGTGCTTCGTTATGCCGAAGCTTTGGGACATGATGGAGGGAGAAGAATCGGTGCAGCGGCAGCTCGTGGCAGGGTGCTGTTGTTCACGGATGCAGACATTCCAATTCCGGCAGAACATCTCGCGCCTTATGTGCGAGCGGTTCTGGACGGGACGGATGTGGCGCTTAATGATTATAACGGACCGGTCGCGCGTATCCCTGTTCACCCTGTGGTAGAGGCCAAACATGCGCTGAACAGCATGCTCGCGAGACCTGATCTGCAAGGGGCTTCCATGACAGCCATTCCGCATGCATTAAGTCGCAGGGCACTTGAAGTGATTGGGACGGACACACTGGAGATTCCACCGTTGGCACATGCAAAGGCGGTTACCAACGGGTTGAAGGTGCGTGCCGTCCATCATGTGCCTGTAGGCAAAATGAACGCAGTTCGAGTCAAGAAACGAAGCGGACCTGACCCGCTCAGTCAATTGGTCTGGAATGATCATCTGACAGCGATCAGGTGGATAACCGATACACTTGGCCCACGCGGAGGACATTCCGATCTGCAGCGTGTTCGTAGCCTGACGAGGTGA
- a CDS encoding M4 family metallopeptidase yields MKFAKVMPTILGGALLLASVSSAAAAPLSDQSIPLQAPYASEEGIQLNSGSDETIFNFLGQQEQFLNSDVKSQLKIIKRTTDTSGVRHFRLKQYIKGIPVYGAEQTIHLDKTGQVSSALGDLPPVEEQAIPNDGVAEISAEDAIKIASEEATSRVGELGEPQKTPEAELNIYHNEEDNQTYLVYITEVNVLDPAPLRTKYFVNAVDGSIVSQYDLINFATGTGTGVLGDTKTLTTTQSGSTFQLKDTTRGNGIETYTANNGSSIPGTLLTDSDNVWTDRAGVDAHAHAAATYDFYKNKFNRNGINGNGLLIKSTVHYGSNYNNAFWNGVQIVFGDGDGTTFRSLSGDLDVVGHELTHGVIEYTANLEYRNEPGALNEAFADIFGNTIQSKNWLLGDDVYTPNIAGDALRSLSNPTLYGQPDKYADRYTGTADNGGVHTNSGIINKAYYLAAQGGTHNGVTVTGIGRDKAIQIFYSTLVNYLTPTSKFAAAKTATIQAAKDLYGATSAEATAITKAYQAVGL; encoded by the coding sequence ATGAAATTTGCTAAAGTTATGCCAACAATTCTTGGAGGAGCTCTTTTGCTCGCTTCCGTATCTTCTGCTGCTGCAGCTCCATTGTCTGATCAGTCCATTCCATTGCAGGCCCCTTATGCCTCTGAGGAGGGTATCCAGTTGAACAGCGGTTCTGACGAAACAATCTTCAATTTCCTTGGACAACAGGAACAATTCCTGAATTCCGACGTGAAATCCCAACTCAAAATTATTAAAAGGACTACGGACACCTCTGGTGTAAGACACTTCCGCCTGAAGCAGTACATTAAGGGCATTCCAGTCTACGGTGCCGAGCAAACGATCCACCTAGACAAAACAGGCCAGGTTTCATCCGCACTTGGAGATCTCCCACCAGTTGAAGAACAAGCTATCCCTAATGACGGTGTCGCTGAAATCAGTGCAGAAGATGCGATCAAGATTGCATCGGAAGAAGCCACTTCCCGCGTTGGAGAGCTTGGCGAACCACAGAAAACCCCTGAAGCCGAGTTGAACATTTACCACAATGAAGAGGACAACCAAACCTACCTTGTTTACATTACCGAAGTCAATGTGCTGGATCCTGCCCCATTACGTACCAAATATTTCGTGAATGCCGTTGACGGCAGTATCGTATCTCAATATGACCTCATCAACTTCGCAACAGGAACAGGTACAGGTGTACTTGGTGATACCAAAACCCTTACAACCACCCAATCCGGCAGTACCTTCCAACTGAAAGATACCACTCGCGGCAATGGGATTGAAACTTACACTGCAAACAATGGTTCCTCCATTCCAGGTACACTCCTGACAGATTCCGATAACGTATGGACTGATCGTGCTGGCGTAGATGCCCACGCCCATGCTGCTGCCACGTATGATTTCTACAAAAACAAATTCAACCGCAACGGTATTAATGGCAACGGTTTGCTCATTAAATCCACTGTGCATTATGGCTCCAACTACAATAATGCATTCTGGAACGGAGTACAGATTGTATTTGGTGACGGTGATGGAACGACTTTCCGTTCACTATCTGGTGATCTGGATGTAGTAGGCCACGAATTGACTCACGGTGTCATTGAGTATACAGCCAATCTGGAGTACCGCAATGAGCCAGGTGCATTAAATGAAGCCTTCGCTGATATTTTCGGAAATACGATCCAAAGCAAAAACTGGTTGCTTGGCGACGATGTCTACACCCCTAACATTGCAGGTGATGCACTGCGCTCCCTATCCAACCCTACATTGTATGGACAACCTGACAAATACGCTGACCGTTATACTGGAACAGCGGACAACGGAGGCGTTCATACCAACAGCGGTATCATTAACAAAGCGTACTATCTTGCAGCTCAAGGCGGTACACATAATGGTGTCACTGTAACAGGGATCGGGCGTGATAAAGCCATTCAAATCTTCTACAGCACACTCGTGAACTATCTGACACCTACATCCAAATTTGCTGCTGCCAAAACAGCGACAATCCAAGCCGCTAAAGATCTGTACGGAGCGACTTCGGCTGAAGCTACTGCAATTACCAAAGCTTATCAAGCTGTAGGACTGTAA